Proteins encoded together in one Coregonus clupeaformis isolate EN_2021a chromosome 30, ASM2061545v1, whole genome shotgun sequence window:
- the LOC121545504 gene encoding uncharacterized protein LOC121545504, whose translation MKTKGERGGGLEMAVNVQVKPGEKHNRYELLAWLNESLQTRFTKVEQTCSGAVFCQLMHWLFPGSVDVQRVRFQARDEVDALHNYSVLQAGFRRSGVIKSIPVEDLIRGSSEAGLDFLQWFKVFFDSNHNGQEYDALEARAGQSILPANSAKQPQRPKALTQLNFSREVEMSEGPWQNQETALGVQTAEPEEKENTFFPFSPSLLQLIQKHWPSPAKRGTELTQDQVARHVLGQKYPQDITAACSQTPYCLYLYRGVELGGDRDQETTSVLLMGYFDQGSGVRHVRLLDTLQPRDATVSAGAAELNCLVETLRRFELPLANLAVFYCESADCGDLGLSQVLVTGLRALNPGLVSLCDLPGLAGRACHMGVTALPEQVLELVRDIHHHYSTCPTTNDNLKEIFADVTPLDPLLPLSSQCLFLGRTVQRMADAWPELLQYFESRGSEGDAEQVCALLRDLQVRLSLLFLGHALEPLCAFQELLEWGDSDVANILQQASSLVHSYAASFLRAPTVDRFLRRREPALLANEKDHLLRVEVNTGIRVKDFMSEHQAELKENVVDSFLESSVSFYKATTWSLIESLPLPNVALKNIPVLLRPAGRLEVTGRVVAELGSLMGLCGVPGDMALLTDEFLEYMISEGEEPTANSPSPGPTVEQHWKQVLRTMGKTSILRRLIRTLLTLPSGSLQRDKVFAQATVLGDGGQDEDNWLTEETEHSEDEGIPSSPSSPLKQESNSSDLIDLTEPAETEPRPVQTDTIPELKTTESIDIIALDDSDDDVIWTETTPHKPKDDNALPMATSTPEGPSKTSSCLYEDGKGYSVGDLVWGQVEGYSLWPGIVQPWKGRQAAKSIRKVEWFGDGMFSEINTQKLLQFGAFAQCFCANSFATLVTYRDAIFQSLQVAASRCRKVFSLGSDEREEHLRVMLDWAFGGFKPTGPDGFQPPHQTEAKGTANGKQPAQKKATSTNSELHNLMSQVSVCLTKLSLNLDNGTFNLRQEEDKGALSNKGKNDQNPDCQPPLKKQKQQYNKNKDPGYVYEHPDQKYREEMVQRVQNKRLDIEAFCLCCMADDIEIFHPLFEGSLCLKCKDNFTETLYRYDEDGYQSYCTVCCAGLEVILCGNDSCCRSYCLDCLNILVGPGTFDSLKDVDPWICYLCEPHHAHGALKPRLDWSIRVQEFFANNSAFQFEPDRVYPSIPANLRRPIKVLSLFDGIGTGYLVLKELGFKVDKYVASEICSESIAVSEINHEGKIIHVDDVRLITKEHILKWGPFDLLIGGSPCNDLSIVNPARKGLFEGTGRLFFEYYRLLHIMKPKENDRRPFFWFFENVVFMNNHDKVDICRFLECNPVLVDAVKVSPAHRARYFWGNIPGMNRPIIASQNDKVILQDCLERGRVAKFTKVRTITTNPNSLKQGKGVSKLPVSEKGVDDILWITELEKIFGFPKHYTDVKNMNRQQRQKVLGKSWSVPVIRHLFAPLKDYYACEQLPPFPSQPSSSSATAMDMGQRSMGGPSWCSPLE comes from the exons ATGAAAACGAAAGGAGAGCGAG gtggaggcctggagatggcAGTGAATGTCCAAGTCAAGCCTGGTGAGAAACACAACCGCTATGAGCTGCTGGCTTGGCTCAATGAATCTCTGCAGACCAGGTTCACTAAGGTGGAGCAAACATGCTCAG gtgcTGTGTTCTGCCAGCTAATGCACTGGCTGTTCCCTGGTTCTGTGGATGTACAGAGAGTGAGGTTCCAGGCCAGGGATGAGGTGGATGCCCTTCACAACTACAGTGTGTTGCAGGCCGGCTTCAGGAGGAGTGGGGTGATCAAA TCAATCCCAGTGGAGGATCTGATCAGAGGGAGCTCTGAGGCGGGCCTGGACTTCCTACAGTGGTTCAAGGTGTTCTTTGACTCCAACCACAACGGCCAGGAGTATGATGCTCTGGAGGCGCGGGCTGGACAGAGCATACTGCCTGCTAATTCTGCTAAACAGCCACAAAGACCCAAAGCCCTGACACAACTCAACTTCT CTAGGGAAGTGGAGATGTCTGAGGGGCCCTGGCAGAACCAGGAAACAGCACTGGGTGTTCAAACGGCAGAGCCAGAGGAGAAGGAGAATACGTTTTTCCCTTTCAGCCCCAGCCTGCTGCAGCTCATCCAGAAGCACTGGCCCAGCCCAGCAAAGCGCGGGACAGAACTGACCCAGGATCAGGTAGCCAGACACGTTCTGGGTCAGAAATATCCTCAGGACATCACCGCCGCCTGCTCCCAGACCCCCTACTGCCTCTACCTGTACCGAGGCGTGGAGCTCGGAGGGGATAGAGACCAGGAGACGACCAGTGTGCTCCTGATGGGCTACTTTgaccaggggtcaggggtcagacacgtGCGCCTGCTAGACACCCTTCAGCCAAGGGATGCCACAGTGTCAGCTGGTGCAGCCGAGCTGAACTGTCTGGTGGAGACCCTGAGGAGGTTTGAGCTCCCCTTGGCCAACTTGGCTGTGTTCTACTGTGAATCTGCAGACTGTGGAGACTTGGGGCTGAGCCAGGTATTGGTGACCGGGCTCAGGGCTCTGAACCCTGGGCTGGTGTCCCTCTGCGATCTCCCTGGCCTGGCTGGACGGGCGTGTCACATGGGCGTGACGGCGCTGCCGGAGCAGGTCCTGGAGCTGGTCAGGGACATCCACCACCACTATTCCACCTGCCCCACCACCAACGACAACCTCAAGGAGATATTTGCCGATGTGACACCCTTGGACCCTCTCCTTCCCCTGTCATCCCAGTGCCTTTTCCTGGGCAGGACGGTGCAGAGGATGGCAGACGCCTGGCCCGAGCTGCTCCAGTACTTTGAGTCCCGGGGCAGTGAGGGGGACGCGGAGCAGGTGTGTGCCCTTCTAAGGGACCTACAAGTCAGACTGAGCCTGCTGTTCCTGGGGCACGCCTTGGAGCCCCTCTGTGCCTTCCAGGAGCTCCTTGAGTGGGGCGACTCTGACGTGGCCAACATCCTACAGCAGGCCTCCAGCCTGGTGCACTCCTATGCAGCCAGCTTCCTCCGCGCGCCCACCGTGGACCGCTTCCTGAGGCGGCGAGAGCCTGCGCTCCTCGCCAACGAGAAGGACCACCTCCTGAGGGTGGAGGTGAACACGGGCATCCGCGTGAAGGACTTCATGTCGGAACATCAGGCAGAACTCAAAGAAAATGTTGTTGACTCTTTCCTGGAGAGCAGCGTCTCCTTCTACAAGGCTACCACCTGGAGCCTGATAGAGAGCCTGCCTCTGCCCAACGTGGCCCTGAAGAACATTCCCGTCCTGCTGAGGCCTGCTGGGAGGCTGGAGGTGACGGGCAGGGTGGTGGCCGAGCTGGGGTCCCTCATGGGGCTGTGTGGCGTCCCGGGGGACATGGCCCTGCTGACCGATGAGTTCCTGGAGTATATGATCTCAGAGGGTGAGGAGCCTACCGCTAACTCTCCCTCCCCTGGGCCCACAGTGGAGCAGCACTGGAAACAGGTGCTGAGGACCATGGGAAAGACATCTATCCTACGGAGGCTGATCCGCACCCTGCTTACTCTCCCCTCTGGCtctctgcaaagggacaaggTCTTCGCTCAG GCTACCGTGCTGGGTGATGGTGGTCAGGATGAGGATAACTGGCTCAcagaagagacagaacacagtgagGACGAAGGCATACCCTCATCACCGTCAAGTCCTCTAAAACAGGAGAGCAACTCATCTG ATTTGATTGACCTCACAGAGCCTGCTGAGACTGAGCCAAGGCCTGTTCAGACAGACACAATACCAG AGCTAAAGACGACTGAGTCTATTGACATTATCGCTCTCGATGACAGCGACGATGATGTCATTTGGACTGAGACCACACCACACAAG CCTAAAGATGACAATGCCCTGCCGATGGCCACATCCACCCCTGAAGGACCATCTAAGACGTCCTCCTGCCTGTACGAG GATGGGAAGGGCTACAGTGTTGGGGATCTGGTATGGGGACAGGTAGAGGGATACTCCCTGTGGCCAGGGATTGTCCAACCCTGGAAGGGACGGCAGGCAGCCAAAAGCATCCGGAAAGTCGAATGGTTTGGGGACGGCATGTTTTCcgag ATAAACACCCAGAAACTGCTGCAATTTGGAGCGTTTGCACAATGTTTCTGCGCAAATAGCTTTGCCACCCTCGTCACGTACAGGGATGCTATATTCCAATCCTTAcag GTGGCTGCCTCAAGATGTAGGAAGGTGTTTTCCCTGGGTTCAGATGAGCGGGAGGAGCACCTCAGGGTAATGCTGGACTGGGCCTTCGGCGGTTTCAAACCCACTGGCCCAGATGGGTTCCAACCACCGCACCAGACAGAGG CTAAAGGGACGGCCAACGGCAAGCAGCCGGCCCAAAAAAAGGCAACTTCCACCAACAGCGAACTGCACAACCTGATGAGccaggtgtctgtgtgtctcaCCAAGCTCTCCCTAAACCTGGACAACGGCACCTTCAACCTCAGGCAGGAGGAGGATAAAGGTGCCTTGTCCAACAAGGGGAaaaatgatcaaaatccagactGCCAGCCACCACTCAAAAAACAAAAGCAGCAGTACAACAAAAataaagacccaggctacgtctATGAACATCCTGACCAGAAATACAGAG AGGAGATGGTTCAAAGGGTACAGAATAAAAGACTGGACATTGAAG CTTTCTGCCTGTGCTGTATGGCTGACGATATAGAGATTTTCCATCCACTGTTTGAAGGAAGCCTTTGCCTTAAATGCAAG GATAACTTCACTGAGACTCTCTATCGATACGATGAGGATGGCTACCAGTCATACTGCACAGTGTGCTGTGCTGGCCTGGAGGTCATCCTCTGTGGGAACGACAGCTGCTGCCG CTCCTACTGTTTGGACTGCCTAAACATCTTGGTTGGCCCGGGTACCTTTGACTCTCTGAAGGACGTGGATCCATGGATCTGCTACCTGTGCGAACCACACCATGCCCACGGTGCCCTGAAACCCCGTCTGGACTGGAGCATCCGTGTCCAGGAGTTTTTTGCAAATAACAGTGCCTTTCAGTTC GAGCCCGACCGGGTATACCCATCCATCCCTGCCAACCTGCGTCGACCAATCAAGGTCCTCTCGCTGTTTGATGGGATTGGCACAG GTTACTTGGTGCTGAAAGAGCTGGGATTCAAGGTGGACAAATATGTGGCCTCAGAGATCTGTTCGGAGTCCATCGCCGTATCCGAGATCAACCATGAAGGCAAGATCATACATGTGGATGATGTTCGGCTCATCACCAAAGAGCAC ATCCTAAAGTGGGGTCCGTTCGATCTGCTCATTGGTGGGAGCCCTTGCAACGATCTGTCCATCGTGAACCCAGCACGGAAGGGACTGTTTG AGGGGACGGGGAGGCTCTTCTTTGAGTATTACCGGCTTCTTCACATCATGAAGCCCAAAGAAAACGACCGGCGGCCGTTCTTCTGGTTTTTCGAGAACGTGGTGTTCATGAACAACCACGACAAGGTCGACATCTGCCGCTTCCTGGAG TGCAACCCGGTTCTGGTGGATGCGGTGAAAGTGAGCCCGGCCCACAGAGCGCGATACTTCTGGGGCAACATCCCTGGGATGAACAG GCCCATCATCGCATCCCAGAACGACAAGGTCATTCTGCAGGACTGCCTTGAAAGGGGAAGAGTTGCCAAG TTCACAAAAGTGAGGACCATCACCACCAACCCGAACTCCCTCAAACAGGGCAAGGGCGTGAGCAAGCTCCCAGTATCAGAGAAAGGCGTGGATGACATCCTGTGGATCACGGAGCTAGAGAA GATCTTCGGCTTCCCCAAGCACTACACCGATGTAAAGAACATGAATCGCCAGCAGAGGCAGAAGGTGCTGGGGAAGTCCTGGAGTGTGCCTGTGATCCGCCATCTCTTCGCCCCACTGAAGGACTACTATGCCTGCGAACAACTTCCCCCATTCCCTTCGCAGCCATCTAGTTCCTCAGCAACAGCCATGGACATGGGGCAGAGGTCAATGGGTGGCCCATCATGGTGTAGTCCCCTAGAGTGA